The nucleotide window CAATTTGTGCCCTTTCTTTTTTATTTTCAACAACAATGAATACCGTATCATCGCCTGCAATAGTGCCGAGTATTTTCGGGTCGTCCAGATTGTCAATCAGGCTTGCTACTCCGCCTGCATTGCCGGGTACAGTTTTAATTATAATTATGTTTTCGCTTGATTTTATTTCCGTAACAAAATCATGAAACATGGAAGAGAGCCTGGCCTTTATATTTGATTGTGCGCTTCGGTTGAGCAGCTCATACTTATACGTTCCCGGCCCTATGCGAATTTTAACATAGCCGATCTCCTGAAGGTCTCTT belongs to bacterium and includes:
- the argR gene encoding arginine repressor, translating into MNDYTKTERQKKLKSIIEDRGIGDQAGMLIALKEEGIDTTQATISRDLQEIGYVKIRIGPGTYKYELLNRSAQSNIKARLSSMFHDFVTEIKSSENIIIIKTVPGNAGGVASLIDNLDDPKILGTIAGDDTVFIVVENKKERAQIENQFHALL